Within the Nitratireductor basaltis genome, the region ATCAACATCTCGATCCAGCCGGGCGAGTTCTGCGTTCTCGTCGGTCCCTCGGGTTGCGGCAAGTCAACCACGCTTCGCATGGTGGCAGGACTGGAGACCATCTCGGACGGCGAGATCGTCATCGGCGAGCGCGTGGTCAACGGGCTGAGGCCGAAGGAACGCGGCATCGCCATGGTGTTTCAGAACTATGCGCTTTACCCGTCGAAGACGGTCTACAACAACATGGCGTTCTCGTTGCAGCTGTCGAAAATGCCCAGAGCCGAAATCGACCGCCGCGTGCGCGAGGTGGCCGAAATCCTTGAGCTGACCCAATTGCTCGAACGCAAGCCCGGCGCCCTTTCCGGCGGTCAGCGCCAGCGTGTCGCCATGGGACGCGCCATCGTCCGCGACCCCGAAGTGTTCCTCTTCGACGAACCGCTCTCCAACCTCGATGCCAAGCTCCGCGGCCAGATGCGGGCCGAGATCAAACGCCTACACCAGAGGCTGAAAAACACGATCATCTATGTCACCCACGATCAGGTGGAGGCGATGACCCTGGCCGACCGTATCGTCATCATGCGAGACGGGCGGATCGAGCAGCAGGGTACCCCGGACTCAATCTTCCACGATCCCGACACAGTTTTCGTGGCCGGGTTCATGGGCAGCCCGGCCATGAACCTGATCGACTGCGTGGTGACACCGGACGGGCTGCGGCTGGGTGAAACAGACCTCGTTTGCACCACCCCAGAAGGGCTGCGCGCCGGTGATCGTGTGACCTTCGGTATTCGCCCGGATGATGTGCGCCCGGCTGCGGACCTGCCGAACGGCGTGCACGCCACTTTGCCGGTGGATCTGATTGAACAGCTCGGCACCGAGAAGCTGCTCCATTTTCGCGCCGGCCCACATGATCTCATCGGCAAGACCGGAGGCCGGATGGATCTGGCTGAAGGCAGTGCGCAGACGTTGGCATTCGACATGGCGCACGCCTTCTTCTTTGATGCGGACACCGGGCGGCGTATTCGATGAGCCGCCCGGTCAAGCCGGTCGGCCTCGGCTTTGGCCTGCTAGGGACAACCAACGCCGCTCCCATCACGGATGATAGCGCCGAAAAGATGTTTGCCGCCGCTTGGGAGATGGGCATCCGTCGCTTCGACACCGCTCCGCTCTATGGCGGGCGGCTCTCGGAGGAGCGCTTGGGACGCCTGTTGCGCGGCCGCTCTCGC harbors:
- a CDS encoding ABC transporter ATP-binding protein, translated to MSRIEIRNLVKMYGTHQALHGINISIQPGEFCVLVGPSGCGKSTTLRMVAGLETISDGEIVIGERVVNGLRPKERGIAMVFQNYALYPSKTVYNNMAFSLQLSKMPRAEIDRRVREVAEILELTQLLERKPGALSGGQRQRVAMGRAIVRDPEVFLFDEPLSNLDAKLRGQMRAEIKRLHQRLKNTIIYVTHDQVEAMTLADRIVIMRDGRIEQQGTPDSIFHDPDTVFVAGFMGSPAMNLIDCVVTPDGLRLGETDLVCTTPEGLRAGDRVTFGIRPDDVRPAADLPNGVHATLPVDLIEQLGTEKLLHFRAGPHDLIGKTGGRMDLAEGSAQTLAFDMAHAFFFDADTGRRIR